The following DNA comes from Pithys albifrons albifrons isolate INPA30051 chromosome 17, PitAlb_v1, whole genome shotgun sequence.
AGCCAGCTGGCCTGCAGGCCTTCAGGTTGTTACAATGATGGCACTGCTGTTTCAGGAGGAGCTGAAGGCAATGATAGAAGATGCAGGCTTTTTCAGGGTGGATTATGAGAATTTAAACTTCGGCATTGTTGCCATTCACTCAGGTTTCAAACTGTGACTTTACTACGTAGTAAAACACAGGAAGTGAAATTTTCATGAATAATATGAAATCAGTGGACTTTTAATGGTATGAAGATTGAAGAGAAGTTTACAGCACCGGTGCAGCAGATACTTCCTCAGCAACCAGACCCAGAACACCAGCTGccttttttcctcaaagaaacATGGAGGGAGTGACTCCTGTGGCATTTCTTACACTTGCATTTCCCTTCAAGTGCAAGGTAAAGGACATGACCAAAACTGAGCAGTGCTAACAAGGGAAGCAATGGCAGTTGGCAGTGGGTTTTGGATACAGAAACGGACTGACTAGTCTTCCAAtaagatgccttttttttaataagcttCAAGGATATTATACCATGAGAAGTAACTTGGATTTATGAAATAGCTCTGGATTTTTATGAAGCTGTTACTGTCTTTGTCATGTGGAGTTTAAGGATGTTTTCCCATGACTCCTTTACTTCTTTCAAAGGCAAATGGAAGGGTTGTGAAATAAAAGGGCTCTGCATCAACTTTGTCCACTTAAATTAATCTTTTATAAGAAGGTTTCCTAAGAAATTGTGGATTTGAGGGGGGTGGGAATAGAAGTGGGGATGTTCATCCTTCATTCACACTGCAATAAAGAGGGTACTGCAAGAGGGCAGAGGGTAAAGAAAACTTGTAAAAGATAAACAGTTCCAACAGTTTTATTAGCAAAGAAGCaatcttttcaaagaaaataaataaagggaagacatttttgcttttttatataGCCACAATGAAAATACCAGCTGCTACAGCAAAATCCCTGACCATTAACAATACAACAAAAGCCCTGGAGATCAAGGACTGTTTCCCCAGGAAGGCTGAAGGTGGGAGTCACTGTGCAGTCCTGTACCCAGGTGCAAGTTTCAGTAACAGTCCGTGGTTCTATCCAGACTTGAACAGAAGAATAGCGACTTGGCCGAGGTAGAAGTAGATGAAGTGCTTGGTCTCATGAGTCACGTAGCTGCCAAAGTTCCTCCCCACAATGCAGTGCCAAGTGGGATTGTATTTCTTGTCAAATTCCTACAGAAGAGAGAACTAGAAAGTCAGCATTTTCGTGGTAATTATACTAATATTGTTTAAcgggttttggggtttttttttgcaatgaTATGTCACTTGTTAACAAGTATCACTTTGGGAAGAAGGCAATTAAGGAGCAGCATATGCTCCCAAGCACAAGGATCATCTGTCACTTAGTCACTGTTCTGTTCACTCATCTGTTGCTTAGTcataccaaaaaaaaccccgaaGTGCTTCCAGGCAAAGCAGGAATAAACTTACAGCATATGTTTGGAGAAGTAACTTTTCCCCCAAAGTCATGCCGTGATCTCAAACCATACCTTTCTAATTGCTTCACTGCTTGTTCTGAACCTCAGATTAAACCAGTATTTGGACTTCATTAGCTGTTTACAATAGGGATGCTGAAAAGACATTTGCTGGGAAATTGTCTGCCGTATCCTTAATACCTGATCATGAGACCATACTCTTCCAACACGCAGTTGTCCGGAGCCTCCTACGACTTACAAATAAACTCCTGGGCACAGGTGTACTGTGAGCAAACCTGTGCTGTTTTACAGTGGTTATATAGTGCAGAACCTGACAGTCACCAGCTGAAGAGTTTTGTGAGACCAAGGTTGTTGTGCTCCAACAAACCCTTTGACTACTTGCAGCTCAGTCAGGCTCCCAGTAGGAGTCAAGAGAGAAAATGTGAGAAACTGTAAGCTCTGAGCCATCTGTTCAGCGTTGGCATGAACAGCTTGTCTTACATGTGGTGGGAAAgggcaaaaaacaaaaccacttaTCACACGGTCGACAAAccacctctcctctcctcaaataGGCTCCACAC
Coding sequences within:
- the LOC139679811 gene encoding dynein light chain 1, cytoplasmic; translated protein: MSDRKAVIKNADMSEEMQQDSVECATQALEKYNIEKDIAAHIKKEFDKKYNPTWHCIVGRNFGSYVTHETKHFIYFYLGQVAILLFKSG